From Papilio machaon chromosome 2, ilPapMach1.1, whole genome shotgun sequence, the proteins below share one genomic window:
- the LOC123721775 gene encoding uncharacterized protein LOC123721775: MADAPAPPSEVDETDVPIATTASEYPPYPPYSTATAPPSVAETIVAGRDLRRKFKFLPQRPARPPPRPARPRGPKATDVKLSKRQYRAHARCLRRHGAVLTDRLEHMSKPSRRHMIYLWREHADILTPDAVGY, translated from the exons ATGGCTGACGCACCGGCACCGCCGTCGGAGGTTGACGAAACTGATGTTCCGATTGCCACTACAG CATCGGAGTATCCCCCCTACCCTCCGTATTCCACGGCGACGGCGCCCCCTTCCGTCGCTGAAACTATTGTCGCAGGCCGCGACTTACGGCGGAAGTTTAAGTTTTTACCGCAAAGACCCGCGCGGCCCCCACCAAGGCCAGCTAGGCCAAG GGGTCCAAAAGCTACGGATGTGAAACTATCAAAACGCCAGTACAGGGCACATGCGCGCTGCCTGCGTCGCCACGGCGCGGTCCTGACTGACCGGCTGGAGCACATGTCCAAGCCCAGTCGAAGGCACATGATATATCTATGGAGAGAGCATGCTGACATATTGACACCAGACGCGGTAGGCTATTAA